Within Marinomonas mediterranea MMB-1, the genomic segment GTGATGAGGGTTTGGTGTTGCAATGGCTGCGATATTGGGTGCTGAACCCATGCCTGCTTCGTTTGAGAATAAACCACGTTTGACACCGTTTAACAGCGCACCCGCAACACCTCCTGCAGCTTGTTCAATGCCGAAAGCGCTTTTGAAGATTAATGCGAACACGGCTGGCACATCATGGATATTGCTGAAGATAACGTAGAAAGCAATAACCAGATATAGCAATGCCATGACAGGTACTACGATTTCAGAGATACGTGCGATCCGTTTAATACCGCCGAAGATCACGATCGCTGCCAACAGTGTTAGTACAACACCTGTTACAACCTTGTTGACGCCAAATGCACCTTCTACAGCACCCGCAATTGAGTTTGCTTGAACTGCATTGAATACTAGACCAAACGCTAAAATGAGAGCGAGTGAGAAGACTGCGCCGGCCCAGGGTGCTTTTAAGCCTTTTGCGATGTAGAACGCGGGTCCGCCGCGCAATTGTCCGTTTTCATCTCGAATTTTATAAAGCTGAGCGAGGGTGCTCTCTGCGTAGGAGGTCGCCATACCAATTAAGGCAACGACCCACATCCAGAAGATGGCGCCCGGTCCGCCAAGCGCAATGGCGACGGCTACGCCTGCAAGGTTACCTGTGCCAACACGTGAAGCGAGGCTTGTGCAGAGTGCCTGAAAGGGGGAAATGCCACCTCGGTCTGACTGGGGGGCTTGGAAAACGGTGCGAATCATTTCTGGGAAGAAACGAATCTGTAAGAAACCTAAACGCAACGTGAAGTACACGCCCACAGCCAAAAGGCCGTAAATGAGGATATAACCCCAAAATATCGTGTTTAGGAAATCAATTATTGCTGCCATATGTGGCTCTCCCGTTTGTTATGTTTTTGAGTTAGGGGACTTTTTAGTGGACTAAAAGAAGGCTTTTGATACTCTTTGCGCACAAAAAGTGTGCAAAGGTTATCGATTTATTAAAATATATCAAGCGCTAGGAAGGATTTAGCGCACAATAAAGGTGCAAATAAGGTGTAAGGTGGTTCTTTGTTTCTTCTATTTTTTTGTTCTTATGGACTATAAAATGCAAAATTAAAGCCTATTACATTGAATGTAATAGGCTTTTTCGATTTTTTCTCTCGATTTTAGGCGGACTAAAAATAGGAGACCTTGTTAAGTATGCACTATTAAAAGGCAGAGGGTGGGGTTGGCTCGACAAAATTCGATGATTGGTGCTCTTTCATGTCTATTTTTGGGTTGGCCCCTGAATCTTGTTCTGCTTTTCCCCAACTGCGCTCTAATGGAAGTACTCCTGCCCATACTGGCCAATCTAAGTCGTCTTCGTCATCATTGACACCTTCTGCTCGCATTTTGACAGAAGCCTCTTCAATTTTTATACGAGCAAGTCCAGTCGCCTTAATTTCAATGTCTTTGATCGGCCTTAAGGAATCCCAACGATTAGGACTGACTTTATCCAACATGTTTTTAAATTGGCGTACTTTCTCATCGTCGTTTTCGATGAGTTCAGGCACACCAAATAAACTGATAGAGCGATAGTTCACGGAATGGTGAAATGCAGAACGGGCAAGTACTAGGCCATCAAGTGCGCAGATATTAAAGCATATTTTCTTCTCTTCCTTGACGCTATCTCGGACATTTCGGGCTTTGCTGTGAGCATGCCAGTATAGATACTCACCGTCACGCCAATGGCAGGTTGGTGTGACAAAAACTTGCCCGGCTTTAGACTGTGCGATATGTCCTATAAGAGTCTCATCGATGATTTTGTACACTGTTTCGGTGTCGTAAAGAGCGCGATTAGAGCCTCTTTTAACGGTCGAAAGCTCTGTTTTGATCGATTCGTTTCGTTCTTGTGATGTCTGACTCATAAAGTGCTCCTTTAGACCGTTATTGCTTAGCGTATTGAATGGCTAAAACTATGTTGAAAACAGTAATTAAAACGGCGGTTAAAAATAGTATGAAACAATAGAGTCAGCATAATGAGATCTGGTATTGTTATAAATATCCACTTTATATATAAGCAACCAGTCCAGATTATGAGTGCCATTGCCAGCTTAACGCTCAGTGTGAGTCACAATACAACGCCTTATTACCAACAATTGCGAGAGCAAATCCTTACTGCGATTCGAGAAAAAAGGGTCAAGTCTGAAGAAAGGTTGCCTTCCACTCGTAACTTAGCCAAAACGCTTGGCATTTCGCGCAGTGTTGTCACGCATACGTACGATCAACTCATTGCAGAGGGCGTGCTGGTGAGTATGCCAAAGCGAGGAATTTTCATTGCAAATGTGTCGCATATCACCTTGCCTTCGGCGCGCTTAAACTCCGTCGCGGTAACCGATATCGAGAAGAATGAAGGTAGTAAAGGTGACGCCACGCCTGCACGGTATTTCGATTCGAGTGCGGATCACAGCGTCTTTCCTTATCGAGAGTGGGCGGCGAGCGTCCGGCGTTCTTGGCTAAACCCTGATCCAAATATCTTGATGGGGAACTACCGCTTGGGCTTCCCCGCATTGAAAGAGCAATTGGCGAAATTTTTACATTCGTTGCGTGGTATTGAATGCGATCCCAGTCAGATTATTATCACTGCGGGAAACCGTGATGCGTTGCAATTGCTGCAACATCTTTTGAAAAGCCAGGTTGCGCTTTGGTATACGGAAAACCCAACGTACTTACCGATTAATGCCTCGCTTACTGGCGAACTTAGAGGGTTAAATATAATTGAGGGTGGCGTATCGCCGCCAGATACTCAAGCGACTTGGGCGGCCGTGCTTACGCCCTGTCGGCAATATCCTCTTGGTGTTAGTTACAGTTCTCAATATAGAGAAAAATGGTTACAGTCGCTCAGCGAAGGGCAAGGTTATGTTATTGAGGACGACTACGATAATGAATTCATCTATCAAGGTCGTCCGACGGTGACGCTATTTCAAGCTGCCAAATCACGTCCTTATGCCGAAGAACGTGTATTTTACGTTGGTAGCTTTTCAAAGACACTGTTTCGAGGTCTAAGGTTGAGCTATGTGGTGGTGCCTAAAGGCTTTGTTCGTTCAGTATTGGACAGTCAAATAATGATTGGGCAATCCGCTTCTTTGCCTATGCAACCTGCTCTTTCTGATTTTATCGAGTCTGGCGCTTTTTATCGTCACCTGAACAAAATGCGTCGGCATTATCGCTTGAAACGAGACTTTTTGGAGGCGTTATTGACGCTGCATTTGTCGGACTGGTTTGAGTGGGAAAAGCCAACCGGGGGCATGCACATTCTTTTACGCTATAAATCACCATTGTCAGAGGATCATCAACACGCGCAGCGGTTGAAGTCTCAGGCGTTCGTGCAGGGCCTTACACTGAGTTTACTAGAAGAACATTACCTCGATCCTGAAAGCGCCCCGAAAGGCCTTGTTCTCGGTTTTTCTAATACGGCAGAAGAAGACATGGAACGGTGGGTGGTGTTGTTGCGGGATTTGATGACCGAAGGTGTTTTTGACCCTGACGGTTAAGTTCTTAAACGCCAACTCCCTAATGACTTTGCCTTTTTAGTTCGATCCGCATTGTTACACATCCCCCATTCTCACCTGAGGCCTTATTCAACAAGGCTGTGCCTCTTGATGCTTTTCTGCTAGCGCAAAGTTCTGTGTATTTCGGGCATGTTGGAGTATTTTATCGAAAAATTTAAAATTATAAGTTAATTGTTTTTAAATAGTTTCATTTTTAAGTTTTATATACCTTCTCTTGTTTTCTTTCCAGCGTATAATTTCAAAACAAGTAATTTAAGCAGTGGATGGTACTGGCGCTGAAAGTATTTGAGGGGGCGTATGTTTTATCGCGATACGTGGGTGGAGGTCGATTTAGATCGAATCGCACACAATGTCAGTCATATAAAAGAGCATTCTGGCTACGAGCATTTATTTGCGGTTGTAAAAGCCAATGCCTATGGTCATGGTGATGTAGAGGTTGCCCGTGCGGCATTAGACGCGGGTGCGACTCACCTTGCCGTTGCGTTTTTAGACGAGGCATTGAGTTTGCGTTTGGCGATTAAAGACGTGCCTATTTTGGTCATGGGGCCGGTTCGAGTCGAAGACATCTCACTGGCCGCAGAGCATAAAATTCATATTACGGTCCATGATATGGATTGGATAATGCAAGCTGCACACTACCGTGGCCCTACCGTAAATGTACACCTCAAAATGGATTCGGGTATGCATCGAATTGGCCTGACAAGCGCGGCGACGTTGGCGTTAGCAAATTCGACGCTCAGAGAGCATAAACATATCAATCTAGTGGGGCTCTTTACGCATTTTGCCACGGCGGATTCGTGCAAAGATTATTATTCACAGCAGCTTAAAAACGTTGCCGAGATGACTGCGGGGCTTGATCTCAATACGTTTGAATATGTACATCAATCGAACAGTGCTGCTTTGCTTTATCAAACGCCGCAACCGAACGCGAACTGCGCAAGACTGGGGATCGCTATGTATGGTTTGGCGCCCAATAATGAGATGTCTTCTCCCGTCAGTTTGAAACAGGCCTTTTCTCTACATAGCCGCATCACACAGGTAAAGTCTATTCTTGCGGGGGATAAGGTCGGTTATGGCGCAACCTTTGAAGCGAATGCTCCGATGAAGATCGCCGTGATTCCGATTGGTTATGCCGATGGTTGGCTCCGTTATCACCAAAACCGTTCTGTGAGTATTAAAGGAAAACTTTATCCGATTGTCGGTCGCATTTGCATGGATCAGTCTATGATTCTAATAGACGAAACGATTACGACTGGCGATCAGGTCGATCTTATCAATGATCAATGTACGGTCGACATGGCGGCAAAAGACTTACAAACCATTAACTATGAAATTGTGTGCTCCATTTCTGATCGAGTGCCAAGACGGTATCTGCAAGGCGGCGTCACTGTGTCTGAGCGAAATGACCGTTTCAGACACTTATCGATTTAAGTAAAAGGCAATTTAAGTAAAAGGCGATTTAAAAAAGGTCGCGTTCTGACGAGGCAATGAAAGTGTGACGACCCAGAAAACCACATCAGAAAGCGTACTGGAGGCGATCAAGCTAAGTGCACAGATCGAAGATTTGCTCGTCTCTCGTAATCTGCGTGGTATGAAAACGGTTCAAGCTTCCTTGCGAAAGGGTTATTGTCTTCGCGCTGCAATGATGATGCATGAATGTGATGGGCATGTCTTGATTGGTACGGGGTTTCCTGTTGCGGACACCTTTGAAACAGACGGGCCGGTCGGTGCGATTTCTCTATATCGGGCATTTGAAGCCGTCGGCGCTCGTCCGATTATGGTGTGTGGTGACCCCTTAGCGTCAGCGATAGCCGAGGAGTTTACCGTTGAAAAATTGCCAATCGGTGACGTTTTTATATCGGACAGAATGGCACAAGCGGCTCGCATACTTGAAAAGTACCAACCTCAGCTTGTTATTTCGATAGAGCGTCCAGGCCAAGCGGAGGACGCTAGCTATTACAACATGCGCGGTGAATCTATTGTGGTTAATTCCGCGAGCTTTGATGAAATCATTTATGAAGCTGGCTGCCCGACCATTGCCATCGGAGATGGTGGCAATGAAATCGGGATGGGGAATGTCAGACCCGCACTGCGTGGCCTTGATATTAAACCTGCGGTAACGCGTTGCAACGAGTTAATCGTCGCGGATGTTTCGAATTGGGGCGGCCACGCGCTTGTTGCGATGATGGGCTGGTTATCAGGTAAAGATCTGCTGGCAGATTTTGATAATAGGGACGTGCTTTCTTATTTGTCAGAGCGTGGTAGTGTTGATGGCGTTACACGGGAAAACACCCTTACAGAAGATGGCCTTAGTGTCGAATATGGCGACAAAATGTTGCATGGTCTACGCAACTTAACGGGTTTTAAGGACAAGTAGAGTGAACAGGTAAAAGATAGAAGAAAAGATAAGAAGGAAATGAGTGTTGTTCTATACGACTGCGATGCGCACTACATCACCTTGATTATGGGAGAAATTGATGAGTATTGTATATCTTAATGGCGAATACATGCCCATGTCGGAAGCGAAAATTTCGCCAATGGACCGAGGTTTTCTTTTTGGTGACGGCATTTATGAAGTCATCCCTTCGTATGATGGTAAGTTGGTCGGATTTGCCCCGCATATTGAGCGAATGGAGCAAGGTCTAAATGCCATCGATATTGAACTCGGTTACAGCATTGAAACATGGCGCGATATTTCTGAGACGCTCATGTCGAAAAATGACGGCGCTAACCTTGGTATTTATCTGCATGTCTCACGTGGGCCTGATACAAGGCGTTTTCACGCCTACCCAGAGCACGTGACACCAACGGTCTATGCGTTCTCCTTTGAAATTGCACCTGAGCCAAAAGCAAACAAAGCAACGGTTAAGCAATATGTGGTGTCATCGACGCAGGACATGCGCTGGCAGCGTTGCAATATTAAATCTACGGCATTATTAGGGAATGTGATGCATTTCCAACAGGGCTATAAGGCGGGTAACAGCGAAATTATCTTGTTTAATGCCAATAATGAAATCACCGAAGGCAGCACCTCAAACGTTTACATTGTCAAAGATGGCGTCGCCATAACACCTCTGCTTGACCATCAAGTACTGCCTGGCATTACGCGCTTAGTGTTGTTGGATATTTTACGCAAAGAGGGAACCATCAAAGTTGAAGAGCGTGTGGTGACGATGGACGAAGCACGTAATGCCGATGAGGTATGGTTGACCAGTTCGAGCAAAGAAATTGTTCCTGTCGTTGAGTTAGATGGCGAGCCCGTTGGAGATGGTCAAGTCGGGGATGTTTGGGAAAAAGCACAAGCTTTATACTCGGCGGGAAAATATGATTATTAAGCGATCTTGAGACCTTTGCTCACGACGCTGTGAAAGGCCTTTCTTTATTTTTTAATTCCTTGTTTTTATTGGATGTTATTTTCGTTTGAAGCCCATTGATTGCTCAATGGGCTTTTTTGGTATGTGAGTTGAATCTCTTCGTTTTGCGCTTTTAAGTTGATTTTCACCTGATAACTGTGTTTGAAATAAAAAAGGCGCGCGTAATTTATAGTCAATTTTAAGATGATTCGAGCCTACTTTTACAATAATACGATCAAACGAGTGAGTCTCACGTGAACTACAAACGCCTCGAAACCTTTATCTGGGTGGCAACCTTAGGCAGCTTTCGCAAAGCGGCCGAACAAATGCATACAACTCAGCCCGCCATCTCGGCGCGCATCTCCGGTTTAGAGTCCGAATTGGGGGTGAAACTGTTTGAACGGGAAGGGGGATCGAGCCCCATTGCGTTGACAGCGAAAGGCAAAGAACTGCTTCCCTATGTCGAAAAAATTCTCTATCAGGCAGAGGAGTTACGAAAACGCACCGATGTTGCGACCGCCTACTCAGGCACGCTTCGACTCG encodes:
- a CDS encoding DUF4392 domain-containing protein: MTTQKTTSESVLEAIKLSAQIEDLLVSRNLRGMKTVQASLRKGYCLRAAMMMHECDGHVLIGTGFPVADTFETDGPVGAISLYRAFEAVGARPIMVCGDPLASAIAEEFTVEKLPIGDVFISDRMAQAARILEKYQPQLVISIERPGQAEDASYYNMRGESIVVNSASFDEIIYEAGCPTIAIGDGGNEIGMGNVRPALRGLDIKPAVTRCNELIVADVSNWGGHALVAMMGWLSGKDLLADFDNRDVLSYLSERGSVDGVTRENTLTEDGLSVEYGDKMLHGLRNLTGFKDK
- a CDS encoding aminotransferase class IV translates to MSIVYLNGEYMPMSEAKISPMDRGFLFGDGIYEVIPSYDGKLVGFAPHIERMEQGLNAIDIELGYSIETWRDISETLMSKNDGANLGIYLHVSRGPDTRRFHAYPEHVTPTVYAFSFEIAPEPKANKATVKQYVVSSTQDMRWQRCNIKSTALLGNVMHFQQGYKAGNSEIILFNANNEITEGSTSNVYIVKDGVAITPLLDHQVLPGITRLVLLDILRKEGTIKVEERVVTMDEARNADEVWLTSSSKEIVPVVELDGEPVGDGQVGDVWEKAQALYSAGKYDY
- a CDS encoding alanine/glycine:cation symporter family protein yields the protein MAAIIDFLNTIFWGYILIYGLLAVGVYFTLRLGFLQIRFFPEMIRTVFQAPQSDRGGISPFQALCTSLASRVGTGNLAGVAVAIALGGPGAIFWMWVVALIGMATSYAESTLAQLYKIRDENGQLRGGPAFYIAKGLKAPWAGAVFSLALILAFGLVFNAVQANSIAGAVEGAFGVNKVVTGVVLTLLAAIVIFGGIKRIARISEIVVPVMALLYLVIAFYVIFSNIHDVPAVFALIFKSAFGIEQAAGGVAGALLNGVKRGLFSNEAGMGSAPNIAAIATPNPHHPSSQGLVQALGVFIDTILICTATALMILLSGALDSGETGIKLTQAAMTEHVGDFGNSFVAIAIFFFAFTSIIGNYSYAENALTFLKLANKPGIFILRVLALAMIPWGAYESVAMVFNAADAAMGLMATINLIAILFLSGLVAKLTRDYFSQRKKGGNPRFDVNNFPEVKDEIDLSVWDEHKK
- the alr gene encoding alanine racemase yields the protein MFYRDTWVEVDLDRIAHNVSHIKEHSGYEHLFAVVKANAYGHGDVEVARAALDAGATHLAVAFLDEALSLRLAIKDVPILVMGPVRVEDISLAAEHKIHITVHDMDWIMQAAHYRGPTVNVHLKMDSGMHRIGLTSAATLALANSTLREHKHINLVGLFTHFATADSCKDYYSQQLKNVAEMTAGLDLNTFEYVHQSNSAALLYQTPQPNANCARLGIAMYGLAPNNEMSSPVSLKQAFSLHSRITQVKSILAGDKVGYGATFEANAPMKIAVIPIGYADGWLRYHQNRSVSIKGKLYPIVGRICMDQSMILIDETITTGDQVDLINDQCTVDMAAKDLQTINYEIVCSISDRVPRRYLQGGVTVSERNDRFRHLSI
- a CDS encoding pyridoxamine 5'-phosphate oxidase family protein, with product MSQTSQERNESIKTELSTVKRGSNRALYDTETVYKIIDETLIGHIAQSKAGQVFVTPTCHWRDGEYLYWHAHSKARNVRDSVKEEKKICFNICALDGLVLARSAFHHSVNYRSISLFGVPELIENDDEKVRQFKNMLDKVSPNRWDSLRPIKDIEIKATGLARIKIEEASVKMRAEGVNDDEDDLDWPVWAGVLPLERSWGKAEQDSGANPKIDMKEHQSSNFVEPTPPSAF
- the pdxR gene encoding MocR-like pyridoxine biosynthesis transcription factor PdxR, with protein sequence MRSGIVINIHFIYKQPVQIMSAIASLTLSVSHNTTPYYQQLREQILTAIREKRVKSEERLPSTRNLAKTLGISRSVVTHTYDQLIAEGVLVSMPKRGIFIANVSHITLPSARLNSVAVTDIEKNEGSKGDATPARYFDSSADHSVFPYREWAASVRRSWLNPDPNILMGNYRLGFPALKEQLAKFLHSLRGIECDPSQIIITAGNRDALQLLQHLLKSQVALWYTENPTYLPINASLTGELRGLNIIEGGVSPPDTQATWAAVLTPCRQYPLGVSYSSQYREKWLQSLSEGQGYVIEDDYDNEFIYQGRPTVTLFQAAKSRPYAEERVFYVGSFSKTLFRGLRLSYVVVPKGFVRSVLDSQIMIGQSASLPMQPALSDFIESGAFYRHLNKMRRHYRLKRDFLEALLTLHLSDWFEWEKPTGGMHILLRYKSPLSEDHQHAQRLKSQAFVQGLTLSLLEEHYLDPESAPKGLVLGFSNTAEEDMERWVVLLRDLMTEGVFDPDG